A genome region from Micromonospora inyonensis includes the following:
- a CDS encoding sulfurtransferase, translating into MSRDTALVSAEWAEKNIDAPGVVFVEVDEDTSAYDTGHIAGAIKLDWRTDLQDPVRRDFVNKSQFEALLSERGIANDDTVILYGGNNNWFAAYAYWYFKLYGHGDVKLLDGGRKKWELDARPLVTDKVERPKTQYVAQEPDNSIRAFRDEIVPAIGTKNLVDVRSPDEFAGRLLAPAHLPQEQAQRAGHVPTAISVPWSKAANEDGTFKSDDELRKIYAAAGLDDGKETIAYCRIGERSSHTWFVLQELLGHRNVKNYDGSWTEYGSLVGVPVALGDEPGEA; encoded by the coding sequence ATGAGTCGCGACACCGCGCTCGTCTCGGCCGAATGGGCCGAGAAGAACATCGACGCCCCGGGCGTCGTCTTCGTCGAGGTAGACGAGGACACCTCGGCGTACGACACCGGCCACATCGCCGGGGCGATCAAGCTCGACTGGAGGACCGACCTCCAGGACCCGGTCCGCCGGGACTTCGTCAACAAGAGCCAGTTCGAGGCGCTGCTCTCCGAGCGGGGCATCGCCAACGACGACACCGTCATCCTGTACGGCGGCAACAACAACTGGTTCGCCGCCTACGCGTACTGGTACTTCAAGCTCTACGGCCACGGCGACGTCAAGCTGCTCGACGGCGGTCGCAAGAAGTGGGAGCTGGACGCCCGGCCGCTGGTGACCGACAAGGTCGAGCGCCCGAAGACCCAGTACGTCGCGCAGGAGCCGGACAACTCCATCCGGGCCTTCCGCGACGAGATCGTGCCCGCGATCGGCACCAAGAACCTGGTCGACGTGCGCAGCCCCGACGAGTTCGCCGGCCGGCTGCTCGCCCCCGCCCACCTGCCGCAGGAGCAGGCGCAGCGGGCCGGGCACGTGCCCACCGCGATCAGCGTCCCGTGGTCGAAGGCGGCCAACGAGGACGGCACCTTCAAGTCCGACGACGAGCTGCGCAAGATCTACGCCGCCGCCGGGCTGGACGACGGCAAGGAGACCATCGCCTACTGCCGCATCGGCGAGCGCTCCTCGCACACCTGGTTCGTGCTGCAGGAGCTGCTCGGCCACCGCAACGTGAAGAACTACGACGGATCCTGGACCGAGTACGGCTCGCTGGTCGGCGTGCCGGTCGCGCTCGGCGACGAGCCCGGGGAGGCCTGA
- a CDS encoding TetR/AcrR family transcriptional regulator produces MTDTEFDQPHGGTSGERRRADPGSVWLREEPARSRPTPLSRERIVDAAVTLLDRHGIDGLTMRRLANLLDVTPTALYWHVKTKEDVLDLAFDHVFGDVPLPAATEDWRGDARSLIRDWRAAMLRHPWAPGLIGRPMLGPNVLARTEYLQSALTRGGLADPELTVATRALANYVIGAALTEATWRRSADPQAQSQARRHITANPADYPTLNSSGHLDTDRWSDDDLFERGLDLILTTTPQPSIE; encoded by the coding sequence GTGACCGACACCGAGTTCGACCAGCCGCACGGCGGCACTTCGGGGGAACGCCGCCGCGCGGACCCCGGCTCGGTGTGGCTGCGCGAGGAACCCGCCCGGTCCCGCCCGACCCCGCTGAGCCGCGAGCGCATCGTCGACGCGGCGGTGACCCTGCTCGACCGGCACGGCATCGACGGCCTGACCATGCGTCGGCTCGCCAATCTGCTCGACGTCACCCCGACCGCGCTCTACTGGCACGTGAAGACCAAGGAGGACGTGCTCGACCTGGCCTTCGACCACGTGTTCGGCGACGTGCCGCTCCCGGCGGCCACCGAAGACTGGCGCGGCGACGCCCGCAGCCTGATCCGTGACTGGCGCGCGGCGATGCTCCGTCACCCGTGGGCTCCGGGCCTGATCGGCCGACCGATGCTCGGTCCGAACGTCCTCGCCCGCACGGAGTACCTGCAATCGGCGCTGACCCGTGGCGGCCTCGCCGACCCCGAACTGACCGTGGCCACCCGCGCGCTGGCCAACTACGTGATCGGCGCGGCGCTCACCGAGGCCACCTGGCGTCGGAGCGCGGACCCCCAGGCACAGTCGCAAGCCCGGCGACACATCACCGCGAACCCTGCCGACTACCCGACGCTCAACTCCTCCGGCCACCTCGACACGGACCGCTGGAGCGACGACGACCTCTTCGAACGCGGCCTGGACCTCATCCTCACGACCACACCGCAACCGAGCATCGAGTAA
- a CDS encoding DivIVA domain-containing protein codes for MRNLFRRFRRKSRPRAATGRHRPPAPVRPVGASNPGRHYRSSAYRPLCAGRIRDRQFPLVRRGLDPGEVTAFLHRVADDLAALHAELDQIRNENARIKQSLRDWQSRFAPRVHR; via the coding sequence GTGCGCAACCTGTTCCGACGCTTCCGCCGCAAGTCCCGTCCGAGAGCCGCGACCGGCCGGCACCGGCCACCCGCTCCGGTGCGCCCGGTCGGCGCGAGCAACCCCGGCCGGCACTACCGCTCATCGGCGTACCGGCCGCTGTGTGCGGGGCGGATTCGGGATCGACAGTTTCCGCTGGTCCGGCGGGGCCTGGACCCCGGCGAGGTGACCGCCTTCCTGCACCGGGTGGCCGACGACCTCGCCGCGCTGCACGCGGAACTGGACCAGATCCGCAACGAGAACGCCCGCATCAAGCAGTCGCTGCGGGACTGGCAGTCACGCTTCGCGCCCCGGGTGCACCGGTGA
- a CDS encoding Ms5788A family Cys-rich leader peptide, producing the protein MGTLVGSQVMGTLLTKRRAVDLCRVATCLCRSVI; encoded by the coding sequence ATGGGAACGCTGGTAGGCTCCCAGGTCATGGGGACGCTCCTCACCAAACGGCGCGCGGTCGACCTGTGCCGCGTGGCCACCTGCCTGTGTCGCTCCGTCATCTGA
- a CDS encoding LmeA family phospholipid-binding protein has protein sequence MTEAHPAYDERPRRRGRKVLIGLLVLLLILVGLVVVADRIAAGVAEDAIADQVRQELTQQDASAQPPKVEVGGFPFLTQVLGGKYERITIRLRDVQGTVEGNSVNLPELDVDARGVTASLDTIRSGQGDVVAERVDGTGTVSYDSLAAFLDRPGLKLGEKDGKLAVTAPVDILGQKLTVTGNAEVSVSEQGKVALRFSDLDAEGLPNVPMARVLLNNYARSISIDVPLPDLPFQLTVREVRPLPEGLAVTADARDVPISSVG, from the coding sequence GTGACCGAGGCCCACCCGGCTTACGACGAACGGCCCCGTCGGCGGGGCCGCAAGGTCCTCATCGGACTGCTGGTCCTGCTCCTGATACTGGTCGGACTGGTCGTGGTGGCCGACCGGATCGCCGCCGGGGTCGCCGAGGACGCCATCGCCGACCAGGTCCGCCAGGAACTGACCCAGCAGGACGCCAGCGCGCAACCGCCGAAGGTCGAGGTCGGTGGCTTCCCCTTCCTCACCCAGGTGCTCGGCGGGAAGTACGAGCGGATCACCATCCGGCTGCGCGACGTCCAGGGCACGGTCGAGGGCAACTCGGTCAACCTGCCGGAACTCGACGTGGACGCCCGGGGCGTCACCGCGTCGCTGGACACCATCCGCTCCGGTCAGGGTGACGTGGTGGCCGAGCGGGTCGACGGCACCGGAACGGTCAGCTACGACAGCCTGGCGGCGTTCCTCGACCGGCCCGGTCTCAAGCTCGGCGAGAAGGACGGCAAGCTGGCGGTCACCGCGCCGGTGGACATCCTCGGGCAGAAGCTGACGGTGACCGGAAACGCCGAGGTCAGCGTCAGCGAACAGGGCAAGGTGGCGCTGCGCTTCAGCGACCTGGACGCCGAGGGCCTGCCGAACGTGCCGATGGCCCGGGTCCTGCTCAACAACTACGCGCGCAGCATCTCGATCGACGTTCCCCTGCCCGACCTGCCGTTCCAGCTCACCGTGCGGGAGGTCCGACCGCTGCCGGAGGGGCTCGCGGTCACCGCCGACGCCCGGGACGTACCGATCAGTTCGGTCGGCTGA
- a CDS encoding winged helix-turn-helix domain-containing protein, whose translation MPSMSDYLRISHQIMDDVRSGRLNPGDKLPSIAQLCEHYKVGASTIQQVYIRLEALEVIDRRQGKGVFVTDPVTWMRKP comes from the coding sequence ATGCCTTCTATGTCCGATTATCTCCGCATATCCCACCAGATTATGGATGATGTTCGATCCGGTCGGCTCAATCCTGGTGACAAACTTCCCTCCATTGCCCAGCTCTGTGAGCACTACAAGGTCGGTGCCTCGACGATCCAGCAGGTCTACATCCGGCTCGAAGCGCTTGAGGTGATCGACCGTCGCCAGGGCAAGGGGGTCTTCGTTACCGATCCGGTTACGTGGATGCGGAAGCCGTGA
- a CDS encoding DUF1416 domain-containing protein, whose translation MTAPTAAGCAAPDQAAPLPASLDLEKETVITGVVRSEAGELVPGAYVRLLDSTGEFTAEVVTSAAGQFRFFAAPGTWTLRALSRHGNGDTPVAAARGINEVAVTVA comes from the coding sequence ATGACCGCACCCACCGCTGCCGGTTGCGCCGCACCGGACCAGGCGGCTCCGCTGCCCGCGAGCCTGGACCTGGAGAAGGAAACCGTCATCACCGGCGTCGTACGGTCCGAGGCGGGCGAGCTCGTGCCGGGCGCGTACGTCCGGCTGCTCGACTCGACCGGTGAGTTCACCGCCGAGGTGGTCACCTCGGCCGCCGGCCAGTTCCGGTTCTTCGCCGCGCCGGGCACGTGGACGCTGCGTGCCCTCTCCCGGCACGGCAACGGCGACACCCCCGTCGCCGCCGCCCGGGGCATCAACGAGGTCGCCGTGACGGTCGCCTGA
- a CDS encoding polysaccharide deacetylase family protein → MPAVSPPRTLGIVVLVVAALLGSAYALGRSLIGPVDTPDVTAPSDQPHVADQPPATNVPPQRTPGPTVPVDEPPPDGTDEGGPYGTRATTGTGQVALTFDDGPDPDYTPQALAALRAYGVTATFCLVGENARAHPDLVRAIAAEGHTLCNHSWNHDVLLGSRSYQSIQADLLRTNEAIRAAVPGARIAYFRQPGGAWTYPVVSVARSLGMVSLHWTVDPADWRKPGAASIADTVTAGTVPGSIVLLHDAGGDRQGTVDALYRILPNLTSRFQVVALPPDL, encoded by the coding sequence ATGCCCGCCGTGTCGCCGCCCCGCACCCTGGGGATCGTGGTGCTGGTGGTCGCCGCCTTGCTCGGCTCGGCGTACGCCCTCGGACGCAGCCTGATCGGGCCGGTGGACACCCCGGACGTCACCGCACCGAGCGACCAGCCGCACGTCGCCGACCAGCCACCCGCGACCAACGTGCCTCCGCAACGCACCCCCGGCCCGACGGTGCCGGTGGACGAGCCACCACCCGACGGCACCGACGAGGGCGGCCCCTACGGCACCCGGGCGACCACCGGCACCGGGCAGGTGGCGCTCACCTTCGACGACGGACCGGACCCGGACTACACCCCGCAGGCGCTCGCGGCACTGCGCGCGTACGGGGTGACGGCGACCTTCTGCCTGGTGGGCGAGAACGCGCGGGCCCACCCCGACCTGGTACGCGCGATCGCCGCCGAGGGGCACACCCTCTGCAACCACTCGTGGAACCACGACGTGCTGCTCGGCAGCCGCTCGTACCAGTCGATCCAGGCCGACCTGCTGCGCACCAACGAGGCGATCCGGGCGGCTGTGCCGGGGGCGCGGATCGCGTACTTCCGGCAGCCCGGCGGCGCCTGGACGTACCCGGTGGTGTCGGTGGCCCGGAGCCTCGGCATGGTGTCGCTGCACTGGACGGTCGACCCGGCGGACTGGCGGAAGCCGGGCGCGGCCAGCATCGCCGACACGGTCACCGCCGGCACGGTGCCCGGCTCGATCGTGCTGCTGCACGACGCGGGGGGCGACCGGCAGGGCACCGTGGACGCGCTGTACCGGATCCTGCCCAACCTCACCAGCCGCTTCCAGGTCGTAGCCCTGCCCCCCGACCTGTAA
- the mshD gene encoding mycothiol synthase produces the protein MRGDAVTTARVDRNVRLDATGIADVLALARIAGDADGAEPLDEAVLLRLRDPQAAAVHLTARTPEGLLVGYAHLDVTAPAEGTGLDLVVHPAYRRRGLGRTLATAALSEADAAAPVGRAAVRAWAHGDHPAAAALAVDLAFVRARVLWQMRRSLTGSPSAPQLPDGVALRAFQPGSDDDAWLALNARAFADHPEQGRWTADDLRLRLAEPWFDPAGFLLAVEESTGRLLGFHWTKVHQRAGSTPIGEVYVLGVDPTAHRGGLGRVLTAAGLAYLRERRGLDRVMLYVDESNTAAVALYLRLGFAHWCAHVNYHRA, from the coding sequence GTGCGGGGTGACGCGGTGACGACCGCGCGGGTGGACCGGAACGTGCGACTGGACGCGACCGGGATCGCCGACGTGCTGGCATTGGCACGGATTGCCGGGGACGCCGACGGCGCGGAACCGCTCGACGAGGCGGTGCTGCTCCGGCTGCGGGATCCGCAGGCCGCCGCCGTGCACCTGACCGCGCGGACGCCCGAGGGGCTGCTCGTCGGGTACGCACACCTCGACGTCACCGCGCCGGCCGAGGGGACCGGCCTCGACCTGGTGGTGCACCCGGCGTACCGGCGGCGCGGACTGGGCCGGACGCTCGCCACGGCGGCTCTGTCCGAGGCGGACGCGGCGGCCCCGGTCGGCCGGGCGGCGGTCCGGGCCTGGGCGCACGGCGACCATCCGGCCGCTGCGGCACTCGCCGTCGACCTCGCCTTCGTCCGTGCCCGGGTGCTGTGGCAGATGCGCCGGTCGCTGACCGGGTCGCCGTCCGCACCGCAGCTTCCCGACGGGGTGGCGCTACGCGCCTTCCAACCCGGCTCGGACGACGACGCCTGGCTGGCGCTCAACGCGCGGGCCTTCGCCGACCACCCCGAGCAGGGCCGGTGGACCGCCGACGACCTCCGGCTCCGCCTCGCCGAGCCGTGGTTCGACCCGGCCGGTTTCCTGCTCGCCGTCGAGGAGTCGACCGGGCGCCTGCTCGGTTTCCACTGGACCAAGGTCCACCAGCGGGCGGGCTCGACCCCCATCGGGGAGGTCTACGTGCTCGGGGTGGACCCGACGGCGCACCGGGGCGGGCTGGGCCGGGTGCTCACCGCCGCCGGTCTGGCATACCTGCGCGAGCGGCGGGGCCTGGACCGGGTGATGCTCTACGTGGACGAGTCGAACACCGCGGCGGTGGCGCTCTACCTGCGGCTCGGTTTCGCCCACTGGTGCGCGCACGTCAACTACCACCGGGCCTGA
- a CDS encoding winged helix-turn-helix transcriptional regulator, whose translation MEILLLVTARAGEPSAVLPALDLLPHSVRTAPRDVRTLVAGPSPDAVLVDARTELSEARATCRMLHATGLGVPLVAVVTEAGLIALNADWGVDDVILATAGPAEVEARLRLVVGRLRNATAGTGGSIRAGELTIDPDTYAAKLKGRPLDLTYKEFELLKFLAQHPGRVFTRDQLLREVWGYDYFGGTRTVDVHVRRLRAKLGSEYESMIGTVRQVGYKFVVPPSRSLPDAEHAPLPA comes from the coding sequence GTGGAGATCCTGCTGCTGGTGACCGCACGCGCAGGTGAACCATCCGCCGTACTGCCGGCACTTGACCTACTGCCCCACTCGGTCCGTACCGCGCCGCGCGACGTGCGGACCCTGGTCGCCGGGCCGAGCCCGGACGCGGTCCTGGTGGACGCCCGTACCGAGCTGAGCGAGGCCCGGGCGACCTGCCGGATGCTGCACGCCACCGGCCTGGGGGTGCCGCTGGTCGCGGTGGTCACCGAGGCCGGGCTGATCGCGCTCAACGCCGACTGGGGGGTCGACGACGTCATCCTCGCCACCGCAGGCCCGGCCGAGGTCGAGGCCCGGCTGCGGCTGGTGGTCGGCCGGTTGAGGAACGCCACCGCCGGAACCGGGGGTTCGATCCGGGCGGGCGAGCTGACCATCGACCCGGACACCTACGCGGCCAAGCTCAAGGGACGCCCGCTCGACCTGACCTACAAGGAGTTCGAGCTGTTGAAGTTCCTCGCCCAGCACCCGGGTCGCGTGTTCACCCGCGACCAGCTCCTGCGCGAGGTCTGGGGATACGACTACTTCGGCGGCACCCGCACGGTCGACGTGCACGTCCGGCGACTGCGCGCCAAGCTCGGCTCGGAGTACGAGTCGATGATCGGCACCGTCCGCCAGGTGGGCTACAAGTTCGTCGTCCCGCCGTCGCGTTCGCTGCCGGACGCCGAGCACGCACCCTTGCCCGCATGA